Proteins from a genomic interval of Rosa chinensis cultivar Old Blush chromosome 2, RchiOBHm-V2, whole genome shotgun sequence:
- the LOC112186441 gene encoding plastidic ATP/ADP-transporter produces the protein MEAVLQTRGLLSLPPNPKARYSQPSLGLKQRAFSTKPKTPTGFSLSSSNGFQKFQTFAPKTHGFGAKEKNLFVCRAEAAAAAADGFGEIEERKFFGIGTSTLKKIVPLGLMFFCILFNYTILRDTKDVLVVTAKGSSAEIIPFLKTWVNLPMAVGFMLLYTKLSNVLSKKALFYTVILPFIAFFGAFGFILYPMSSYIHPEALADSLLNTLGPRFLGPLAILRIWSFCLFYVMAELWGSVVVSVLFWGFANQITTVDEAKRFYPLFGLGANIALIFSGRTVKYFSNLRKNLGPGVDGWALSLKGMMSIVVMMGLAICGLYWWTNAYAPLPTRSKKKKEKPKMGTMESLKFLVSSPYIRDLATLVVAYGISINLVEVTWKSKLKAQFPSPNEYSSFMGDFSTATGIATFTMMLLSQFIFEKYGWGVAAKITPTVLLLTGVGFFSLILFGGPLSPAIASFGMTPLLAAVYVGALQNIFSKSAKYSLFDPCKEMAYIPLDEDTKVKGKAAIDVVCNPLGKSGGALIQQFMILTFGSLANSTPYLGGVLLVIVLAWLGAARSLDTQFTALRREEELEKEMERANVKIPVVSEGSENGSLATEPLLNPALGDSTSSA, from the exons ATGGAGGCTGTTCTACAAACCAGAGGGCTCCTCTCTCTGCCCCCAAATCCCAAGGCCAGGTATTCACAGCCTTCTCTGGGCTTAAAGCAACGAGCTTTCTccacaaaacccaaaaccccaactgggttttctctttcctcctcAAATGGGTTCCAGAAATTTCAAACCTTTGCCCCCAAAACTCATGGCTTTGGCGCGAAAGAGAAGAACTTGTTCGTCTGCAGAGCtgaggctgctgctgctgcggcTGATGGGTTTGGTGAAATTGAGGAGCGCAAGTTCTTTGGGATTGGGACTTCAACCCTCAAGAAGATTGTACCACTTGGGTTGATGTTCTTTTGTATTCTTTTCAATTACACAATCCTGAGAGATACAAAAGATGTGTTGGTTGTAACAGCTAAAGGGAGTAGTGCAGAGATTATACCATTCTTAAAGACTTGGGTGAATTTGCCCATGGCTGTTGGCTTCATGCTCTTGTACACGAAGTTGTCTAATGTTTTGTCAAAGAAGGCTCTCTTCTACACTGTTATTCTTCCATTCATCGCCTTTTTTGGGGCTTTCGGGTTCATCTTGTATCCCATGAGCAGCTACATCCACCCTGAAGCGCTTGCTGATAGTCTTCTCAACACTCTTGGCCCTAGATTCCTTGGTCCACTTGCAATCCTGAGGATTTGGAGCTTTTGTTTGTTCTATGTCATGGCTGAATTGTGGGGGAGTGTGGTCGTTTCTGTGCTTTTCTGGGGGTTTGCCAATCAG ATAACTACCGTTGACGAAGCAAAAAGGTTTTACCCTCTTTTTGGACTTGGGGCcaatattgccctcattttctcAGGCAGAACCGTAAAGTATTTCTCTAATTTGAGGAAAAATTTGGGTCCTGGAGTTGATGGTTGGGCCCTTTCCTTAAAGGGGATGATGAGCATTGTGGTGATGATGGGCTTAGCAATCTGCGGTCTATACTGGTGGACAAATGCTTATGCTCCTCTTCCCACCcgcagcaagaagaagaag GAAAAGCCCAAAATGGGGACAATGGAGAGTTTGAAGTTTTTGGTGTCTTCACCATACATCAGAGATCTTGCCACTTTGGTGGTTGCATATGGTATTAGTATCAACCTTGTTGAGGTTACATGGAAGTCCAAGCTCAAAGCTCAG TTTCCAAGCCCGAATGAGTACTCTTCTTTTATGGGTGACTTCTCAACTGCCACCGGAATAGCGACTTTCACAATGATGTTGCTCAGCCAATTTATATTCGAAAAATATGGATGGGGAGTTGCTGCGAAGATCACACCTACTGTACTACTTCTGACCGGAGTTGGTTTCTTCTCTCTGATATTGTTTGGTGGCCCACTTTCACCAGCTATTGCAAGCTTTGGGATGACTCCTCTTCTGGCAGCTGTATATGTGGGTGCTTTGCAAAACATTTTCAGCAAGAGTGCCAAGTACAGTTTGTTTGACCCGTGCAAAGAAATGGCATACATTCCCTTGGATGAAGACACTAAG GTTAAAGGAAAGGCAGCCATTGATGTTGTCTGCAACCCATTGGGGAAGTCTGGTGGTGCTCTTATTCAGCAGTTTATGATTTTAACATTCGGGTCACTTGCAAACTCAACTCCTTACCTTGGAGGAGTACTTCTGGTGATTGTTCTCGCATGGCTTGGAGCAGCCAGGTCTCTTGACACCCAGTTCACTGCATTGCGACGGGAGGAAGAACTTGAAAAGGAGATGGAAAGAGCGAATGTTAAGATCCCGGTTGTGTCTGAAGGAAGTGAAAACGGTTCTCTTGCGACCGAGCCATTGCTGAACCCAGCACTCGGAGACTCAACCAGCAGTGCTTAA